One Actinomadura viridis genomic region harbors:
- the hisS gene encoding histidine--tRNA ligase, whose translation MSSSFQAPKGVSEYVPPRADLFSAIRQAFAEQARLAGYGYLELAVFEDTNLFRRGVGESTDVVSKEMYTFEDRGGRSLTLRPEFTAGVLRSVLENGLHKRGGLPVKVWTTGPAFRAERPQQGRYRQFYQLDLEAIGSEDPQVDAETIAIAWNWYRSLGLTRVRLLLNSLGCKECRPAYRTRLQDFLRGLDLDEATRARIDINPLRVLDDKRPEVRAQLTDAPLMADHLCGDCKAHHDKVRELLADLGIAWEDTPTLVRGLDYYTRTTYEFDHPLLGAQSGIGGGGRYDGLSEDIGGPPLPGIGFGLGLDRTILALEAEGAAFAAPPRCEVFGVALGEAAERAVFSLVNDLRQAGIAADMAYGGKRLKGAMKDADRSGARYAVILGERDIAAGSAQVKDLQGGDQAAVPLPQIVTTLKERLSR comes from the coding sequence ATGAGTTCGAGCTTTCAGGCCCCCAAAGGGGTCAGTGAATACGTCCCGCCGCGGGCGGATCTGTTCTCCGCCATCCGCCAGGCGTTCGCCGAGCAGGCTCGGCTGGCCGGTTACGGCTATCTGGAGCTGGCCGTCTTCGAGGACACCAACCTCTTCAGGCGCGGCGTCGGGGAGTCCACCGACGTGGTCAGCAAGGAGATGTACACCTTCGAGGACCGCGGCGGCCGCTCCCTGACGCTCCGTCCGGAGTTCACCGCCGGGGTGCTGCGGTCGGTGCTGGAGAACGGCCTGCACAAGCGGGGCGGGCTGCCGGTCAAGGTCTGGACGACCGGTCCGGCGTTCCGTGCCGAGCGTCCGCAGCAGGGCCGCTACCGGCAGTTCTACCAGCTCGACCTGGAGGCGATCGGCAGCGAGGATCCGCAGGTCGACGCCGAGACGATCGCCATCGCGTGGAACTGGTACCGCTCCCTCGGCCTGACCCGGGTGCGGCTGCTGCTCAACTCGCTGGGCTGCAAGGAGTGCCGGCCCGCCTACCGGACTCGGCTCCAGGACTTCCTGCGCGGGCTCGACCTCGACGAGGCCACCCGGGCGCGCATCGATATCAACCCGTTGCGCGTGCTGGACGACAAGCGCCCGGAGGTACGGGCCCAGCTCACCGACGCCCCGCTGATGGCCGACCACCTGTGCGGGGACTGCAAGGCCCACCACGACAAGGTCCGCGAGCTCCTGGCCGACCTGGGCATCGCCTGGGAGGACACGCCGACGCTTGTCCGCGGCCTCGACTACTACACGCGGACGACCTACGAGTTCGACCACCCGCTGCTGGGCGCCCAGTCGGGCATCGGCGGCGGCGGCCGCTACGACGGGCTCTCCGAGGACATCGGCGGCCCCCCGCTGCCCGGCATCGGCTTCGGTCTCGGGCTGGACCGCACGATCCTGGCGCTGGAGGCGGAGGGCGCGGCGTTCGCCGCCCCACCGCGCTGCGAGGTGTTCGGCGTCGCACTGGGCGAGGCCGCCGAGCGCGCCGTGTTCTCCCTGGTGAACGACCTGCGGCAGGCCGGGATCGCGGCCGACATGGCCTACGGCGGCAAGAGGCTCAAGGGCGCGATGAAGGACGCCGACCGGTCCGGCGCGCGCTACGCGGTGATCCTCGGCGAGCGGGACATCGCCGCCGGATCCGCGCAGGTGAAGGACCTCCAGGGCGGCGACCAGGCCGCCGTGCCGCTCCCCCAGATCGTTACGACGTTGAAGGAAAGGCTTTCACGATGA
- a CDS encoding adenine phosphoribosyltransferase, whose translation MDLDKLIQDRIRDVADYPKPGIVFKDITPLLADHVAFAGVVDAIVNHHGRGTVDKIVGIEARGFIIAAPVAYHFGAGFVPVRKKGKLPSRAHEETYDLEYGTETIEMHVDALGPGERVLIVDDVLATGGTARAAVELVRRAGAEVAGISVLMELSFLNGRDRLGNLDVHSLVTV comes from the coding sequence GTGGACCTCGACAAACTGATCCAGGACCGGATCCGCGACGTGGCCGACTATCCCAAGCCCGGGATCGTCTTCAAGGACATCACCCCCCTGCTGGCCGACCATGTGGCGTTCGCGGGCGTGGTGGACGCCATCGTCAACCATCACGGCCGCGGCACCGTCGACAAGATCGTCGGTATCGAGGCGCGCGGGTTCATCATCGCCGCGCCGGTCGCCTACCACTTCGGTGCCGGTTTCGTTCCGGTACGGAAAAAGGGAAAGCTGCCCTCCCGGGCGCACGAGGAGACCTATGATCTCGAATACGGGACCGAGACGATCGAGATGCACGTGGACGCGCTCGGCCCCGGAGAGCGTGTGCTGATCGTCGACGATGTGCTGGCCACCGGAGGCACCGCCCGCGCGGCGGTGGAACTCGTCCGCCGGGCCGGCGCCGAGGTCGCGGGCATCTCGGTCCTGATGGAGCTGTCGTTCCTGAACGGACGCGACAGGCTCGGGAATCTGGACGTTCATTCGTTGGTTACGGTCTAG
- a CDS encoding peptidylprolyl isomerase, translating into MAGKDRKKELARQRYERQQERRRAQEARARRVRIIGAVAAVAVIAGGGAGIFALTGKDDSSDAAEPQAQAKATPKPGECAYTAAGEAGAPKDLGTPPVKPIADGPLKATMKTSQGKLGLELDGAKAPCTTNSFAFLAEKKFFEKTSCHRLSTSEGLKMLQCGDPTGTGKGGPGYQFANENTEGATYSKGTLAMANSGPDTNGSQFFLVYGDSQLPPNYSVFGKITSGLDVLDKVAKGGVDKPGDDGTGEPKKKVTIDSVTIAGK; encoded by the coding sequence GTGGCGGGGAAGGACCGCAAGAAAGAGCTCGCACGGCAGCGTTACGAGCGGCAGCAGGAGCGCCGCCGGGCGCAGGAGGCCCGCGCGCGCCGAGTCAGGATCATCGGGGCGGTGGCCGCGGTGGCGGTGATCGCGGGAGGCGGCGCGGGGATCTTCGCGCTGACCGGGAAGGACGACAGCTCCGACGCCGCCGAGCCGCAGGCCCAGGCGAAGGCGACGCCGAAGCCCGGAGAGTGCGCCTACACGGCGGCAGGGGAGGCCGGCGCTCCCAAGGACCTGGGCACGCCACCGGTCAAGCCCATCGCCGACGGCCCGCTGAAGGCGACGATGAAGACGAGCCAGGGGAAGCTGGGCCTGGAGCTCGACGGCGCCAAGGCCCCCTGCACCACCAACTCGTTCGCGTTCCTGGCGGAGAAGAAGTTCTTCGAGAAGACCTCCTGCCATCGGCTCTCCACCAGCGAGGGCCTGAAGATGCTGCAGTGCGGCGACCCGACCGGCACCGGCAAGGGCGGCCCCGGGTACCAGTTCGCCAACGAGAACACCGAGGGCGCCACCTACTCCAAGGGGACGCTCGCCATGGCCAATTCCGGCCCGGACACCAACGGGAGCCAGTTCTTCCTCGTGTACGGGGACTCCCAGCTGCCGCCGAACTACTCGGTCTTCGGCAAGATCACGTCGGGTCTGGACGTGCTGGACAAGGTCGCCAAGGGCGGGGTCGACAAGCCCGGCGACGACGGCACCGGGGAGCCCAAGAAGAAGGTCACGATCGACAGCGTCACGATCGCCGGGAAATAG
- a CDS encoding DUF349 domain-containing protein has protein sequence MSSATDPWGRVDENGTVYVKTSDGERVVGSWQAGAPEEALAYFKRKYDALVTEIGLLEQRLRTTDLQPGQAQQSIARLREAVTEAHAVGDLDSLVRRLDNLTEQVGRRREEVKAQREHARHEAREIKERIVAEAERIAAEETHWKNGGERLRRLVEEWKAADRIDRPTETALWKRLSAARNAFTKRRKAYFATLDDQRDEARREKERLVAEAEAMSGSTDWGETAAAYRDLMRRWKQAGRASRDAEEDLWSRFKGAQDVFFAARSAAFAERDAELRVHAEEKEKILAEAERLLPVRDVRQARQQLRAVQERWEAAGPVPRDQRDRLEGRLRKIEETVRAAEEKEWRRTNPEARARAEAAVTQLRGSIERLEKDLEKARAAGRDKAVKEAEEALTARRAWLEEAERTLAEFS, from the coding sequence GTGTCCAGCGCGACCGATCCCTGGGGCCGGGTGGACGAGAACGGCACCGTCTACGTGAAGACGTCGGACGGCGAGCGTGTCGTGGGGTCCTGGCAGGCCGGGGCGCCGGAGGAGGCCCTGGCCTACTTCAAGCGCAAGTACGACGCGCTGGTCACCGAGATCGGCCTGCTCGAGCAGCGCCTGCGCACCACCGACCTGCAGCCCGGCCAGGCCCAGCAGAGCATCGCCCGGCTGCGCGAGGCGGTCACGGAGGCGCACGCCGTCGGCGACCTCGACAGCCTGGTCCGGCGGCTGGACAACCTCACCGAGCAGGTGGGCCGCCGCCGCGAGGAGGTCAAGGCCCAGCGCGAGCACGCCCGGCACGAGGCCCGCGAGATCAAGGAACGGATCGTCGCCGAGGCCGAGCGGATCGCCGCCGAGGAGACGCACTGGAAGAACGGCGGCGAGCGGCTGCGCCGGCTGGTCGAGGAGTGGAAGGCCGCCGACCGCATCGACCGTCCGACCGAGACCGCCCTGTGGAAGCGGCTGTCGGCCGCCCGCAACGCCTTCACCAAGCGGCGCAAGGCCTACTTCGCGACCCTGGACGACCAGCGCGACGAGGCCCGCCGGGAGAAGGAGCGCCTGGTCGCCGAGGCCGAGGCGATGAGCGGTTCGACGGACTGGGGCGAGACCGCCGCCGCCTACCGCGACCTGATGCGCCGCTGGAAGCAGGCCGGACGTGCCTCCCGTGACGCCGAAGAGGACCTGTGGAGCCGCTTCAAGGGCGCCCAGGACGTCTTCTTCGCCGCACGTTCCGCCGCGTTCGCCGAGCGCGACGCCGAGCTGCGGGTGCACGCCGAGGAGAAGGAGAAGATCCTCGCCGAGGCCGAGCGGCTGCTGCCCGTCCGCGACGTGCGGCAGGCGCGGCAGCAGCTGCGCGCCGTCCAGGAGCGCTGGGAGGCCGCCGGTCCCGTGCCGCGCGACCAGCGCGACCGGCTGGAGGGACGGCTCCGCAAGATCGAGGAGACCGTGCGCGCCGCCGAGGAGAAGGAGTGGCGGCGCACCAACCCCGAGGCGCGCGCCCGCGCCGAGGCGGCGGTGACCCAGCTGCGCGGCTCCATCGAACGGCTGGAGAAGGACCTGGAGAAGGCGCGCGCCGCCGGACGCGACAAGGCCGTCAAGGAGGCCGAGGAGGCGCTGACGGCCCGCCGCGCCTGGCTGGAGGAGGCCGAGCGCACGCTGGCCGAGTTCTCCTAG
- a CDS encoding RelA/SpoT family protein — protein sequence MNPVLEPLIKTVRNTHPKADLRQIERAYDVAAHYHRDQKRKSGDPYITHPLAVTAILAELGMNTETLCAALLHDTVEDTPYTLDELRTDFGDEIAALVDGVTKLDKVKYGEAAEAETVRKMVVAMSRDIRVLVIKLADRLHNMRTLRYMPRHKQEKKARETLEVFAPLAHRLGMNTLKWELEDLSFATLYPKRFDEIARLVAERAPRRDDFLQDVIENVSTDLREAKIKASVTGRPKHYYSIYQKMIARDVSFDDIYDLVGIRVLVDSVRDCYAALGSIHARWNPVPGRFKDYIAMPKFNMYQSLHTTVIGPEGKPVELQIRTWGMHRRAEYGVAAHWKYKEETVGGRKAGDMQWLRQLLDWQKETADPAEFLESLRFDLSVSEVFVFTPKGDVMALPQGATPVDFAYAIHTEVGHRCIGARVNGRLVPLESTLDNGDTIEVFTSKSQDAGPSRDWLNFVKSARARNKIKHWFSKERRDTAIESGKDSIARAMRKQNMPLQRMMSGEALLALARDMRYTDVSSLYAAVGEGHVSAQHVVQRLVEALGGVESADEDLAEIALPTKRKRTRATGDPGVVVAGDPDVWVRLSRCCTPVPGDDIVGFVTRGHGVSVHRADCANVASLKTQPDRLIDVKWSPSEDSVFLVAIQVEALDRPRLLSDVTRVLSDQHVNILSASVTTTRDRVAVSRFTFEMGDPKHLGHVLKAVRSIDGVYDVYRVTSGAQR from the coding sequence ATGAACCCGGTTCTCGAACCGCTCATCAAGACGGTCCGCAACACCCACCCCAAGGCGGACCTGCGACAGATCGAGCGCGCGTACGACGTCGCCGCCCACTACCACCGCGACCAGAAGCGCAAGAGCGGCGACCCCTACATCACCCATCCGCTCGCCGTCACCGCCATCCTGGCCGAGCTGGGCATGAACACCGAGACCCTGTGCGCCGCGCTGCTGCACGACACGGTCGAGGACACCCCCTACACCCTCGACGAGCTGCGCACCGACTTCGGCGACGAGATCGCCGCGCTGGTCGACGGGGTGACCAAGCTCGACAAGGTCAAGTACGGCGAGGCGGCCGAGGCCGAGACCGTGCGCAAGATGGTCGTGGCGATGTCCCGCGACATCCGGGTGCTGGTGATCAAGCTCGCCGACCGGCTGCACAACATGCGCACGCTGCGCTACATGCCGCGGCACAAGCAGGAGAAGAAGGCCCGGGAGACGCTGGAGGTCTTCGCCCCGCTGGCGCACCGGCTCGGCATGAACACGCTGAAATGGGAGCTGGAGGACCTGTCGTTCGCCACGCTCTACCCCAAGCGGTTCGACGAGATCGCGCGGCTGGTGGCCGAGCGCGCCCCCCGCCGGGACGACTTCCTGCAGGACGTCATCGAGAACGTCTCGACCGACCTGCGCGAGGCCAAGATCAAGGCCAGTGTGACCGGGCGGCCCAAGCACTACTACTCGATCTACCAGAAGATGATCGCCCGGGACGTCAGCTTCGACGACATCTACGACCTGGTCGGCATCCGCGTCCTGGTGGACAGCGTCCGCGACTGCTACGCGGCGCTCGGCTCGATCCACGCGCGGTGGAATCCGGTCCCCGGCCGGTTCAAGGACTACATCGCGATGCCGAAGTTCAACATGTACCAGTCGCTGCACACGACGGTGATCGGTCCCGAGGGCAAGCCGGTCGAGCTGCAGATCCGCACCTGGGGCATGCACCGGCGGGCCGAGTACGGTGTCGCGGCGCACTGGAAGTACAAGGAGGAGACGGTCGGCGGCCGGAAGGCCGGCGACATGCAGTGGCTGCGGCAGCTGCTGGACTGGCAGAAGGAGACCGCCGACCCGGCCGAGTTCCTGGAGTCGCTGCGCTTCGACCTGTCGGTCTCGGAGGTCTTCGTCTTCACCCCCAAGGGCGACGTGATGGCGTTGCCCCAGGGGGCCACCCCGGTCGACTTCGCCTACGCCATCCACACCGAGGTCGGGCACCGATGTATCGGCGCCCGGGTCAACGGCCGGCTGGTACCGCTGGAGTCCACCCTGGACAACGGCGACACGATCGAGGTCTTCACCTCCAAGTCGCAGGACGCCGGACCCAGCCGCGACTGGCTCAACTTCGTCAAGAGCGCCCGCGCCCGCAACAAGATCAAGCACTGGTTCTCCAAGGAGCGGCGCGACACCGCGATCGAGTCCGGCAAGGACTCCATCGCCCGCGCGATGCGCAAGCAGAACATGCCGCTGCAGCGGATGATGTCGGGCGAGGCGCTGCTGGCCCTGGCCCGCGACATGCGCTACACGGACGTCTCCTCGCTGTACGCCGCCGTCGGTGAGGGGCACGTCTCCGCCCAGCACGTCGTGCAGCGCCTGGTGGAGGCCCTCGGCGGGGTGGAGAGCGCCGACGAGGACCTGGCCGAGATCGCGCTGCCCACCAAGCGCAAGCGGACCCGTGCCACAGGAGACCCCGGCGTGGTCGTGGCGGGCGACCCCGACGTGTGGGTCAGGCTGTCGCGCTGCTGCACGCCGGTCCCCGGAGACGACATCGTCGGCTTCGTGACCCGCGGCCACGGGGTGTCGGTGCACCGCGCCGACTGCGCCAACGTGGCCAGCCTGAAGACCCAGCCCGACCGGCTGATCGACGTCAAATGGTCGCCGAGCGAGGACTCGGTCTTCCTCGTCGCCATCCAGGTCGAGGCGCTCGACCGCCCGCGGCTGCTGTCGGACGTGACCCGGGTGCTGTCGGACCAGCACGTCAACATCCTGTCCGCCTCGGTCACCACCACCCGCGACCGGGTCGCGGTGAGCCGCTTCACGTTCGAGATGGGCGACCCCAAGCACCTGGGGCACGTCCTCAAGGCCGTCCGTTCCATCGACGGGGTCTACGACGTGTACCGCGTCACCAGCGGCGCTCAGCGTTGA
- a CDS encoding MBL fold metallo-hydrolase, protein MLVAGFPAGSFAANCYIVAPAAGEECVIIDPGQDAEAGIEEILREHRLKPVAVLLTHGHLDHVWSVAPVCGAKDVPAYIHPDDRDLLTDPAKGLSLNAGQQLFGGLTLSEPDDVKELSDGAALELAGLSFTVDHAPGHTPGSVTFRTPPAGDVPDVMFTGDLLFAGSIGRTDLPGGSYEEILASLARVCLPLPDQTAVLPGHGGQTTIGRERASNPFLSGLVPGGPGGSSPLNDTGLVPGGSGGSSPLNDTGLAPADGPNQGF, encoded by the coding sequence GTGCTCGTCGCCGGGTTCCCCGCCGGATCTTTCGCCGCGAACTGTTACATCGTGGCGCCCGCCGCGGGTGAGGAGTGCGTCATCATCGATCCCGGCCAGGACGCCGAGGCCGGGATCGAGGAGATCCTGCGCGAGCACCGGCTCAAGCCGGTCGCGGTGCTGCTCACGCACGGCCATCTCGACCACGTCTGGTCGGTCGCCCCGGTCTGCGGTGCCAAGGACGTCCCCGCCTACATCCACCCCGACGACCGCGACCTGCTCACCGATCCGGCCAAGGGCCTGTCGCTGAACGCGGGGCAGCAGCTGTTCGGGGGGCTCACGCTGAGCGAGCCGGACGACGTGAAGGAGCTGTCCGACGGCGCCGCGCTGGAGCTGGCCGGGCTGAGCTTCACCGTCGACCACGCCCCGGGCCACACGCCCGGGTCGGTGACGTTCCGTACGCCGCCGGCGGGTGACGTCCCGGACGTGATGTTCACCGGCGACCTGCTGTTCGCCGGCTCGATCGGGCGCACCGACCTGCCGGGCGGCTCGTACGAGGAGATCCTCGCCAGCCTGGCGCGGGTGTGCCTGCCGCTGCCCGACCAGACCGCCGTCCTGCCCGGCCATGGCGGGCAGACGACCATCGGGCGTGAGCGCGCTTCCAATCCGTTCCTCTCAGGGCTTGTGCCGGGGGGTCCAGGGGGGTCGTCCCCCCTGAACGACACAGGGCTCGTGCCGGGGGGTTCAGGGGGGTCGTCCCCCCTGAACGACACAGGGCTGGCGCCGGCCGACGGCCCCAACCAGGGATTCTGA
- a CDS encoding DUF3105 domain-containing protein: MSKSARNRAQRNNVLTKREIPWGAIAFFTVIGLVAVVAIGFAFMQSRPSSSDSAIAGLIEKDGLSQEHTSGAVQYETKPPMGGDHDPMWQNCDGRVYDRQLRDENAVHSLEHGAVWITYRPDLPADQVKRLKDKVESVEYTMLSPYTGQDSPIILTAWGKQLKIQKADDARVDSFLRSFVKGPQTPEPGAACSGAKDTP; the protein is encoded by the coding sequence ATGTCCAAGAGCGCCAGAAACCGCGCCCAGCGCAACAACGTCCTCACCAAGCGCGAGATCCCCTGGGGGGCCATCGCCTTCTTCACGGTGATCGGCCTCGTCGCCGTCGTCGCGATCGGCTTCGCCTTCATGCAGAGCCGCCCGTCCTCCTCCGACTCCGCGATCGCGGGGCTGATCGAGAAGGACGGCCTCAGCCAGGAGCACACCTCCGGCGCGGTCCAGTACGAGACCAAGCCCCCCATGGGCGGCGACCACGACCCGATGTGGCAGAACTGCGACGGCCGCGTCTACGACCGCCAGCTGCGCGACGAGAACGCCGTGCACTCGCTGGAGCACGGCGCGGTCTGGATCACCTACCGGCCCGACCTGCCCGCCGACCAGGTCAAGCGGCTCAAGGACAAGGTCGAGAGCGTCGAGTACACGATGTTGAGCCCCTACACCGGCCAGGACTCCCCGATCATCCTCACCGCGTGGGGCAAGCAGCTCAAGATCCAGAAGGCCGACGACGCCCGCGTGGACTCCTTCCTGCGCTCCTTCGTCAAGGGGCCGCAGACCCCCGAGCCCGGCGCCGCCTGCAGCGGAGCCAAGGACACCCCGTGA
- the aspS gene encoding aspartate--tRNA ligase translates to MIRSHEAGTLRREHAGQQVTLAGWVARRRDHGGVTFIDLRDASGTAQVVFREEDTAHDLRAEFCVKITGEVRVRPEGNENPDLPTGDIEVAAERIEVLSDSAPLPFPIEGEVNVHEEIRLKYRYLDIRREAVAKAMRTRSQASFLVHEVMREHGFVNVETPTLTRSTPEGARDFLVPVRLKPGHWYALPQSPQLFKQLLMVSGLERYYQIARCYRDEDSRADRQPEFTQIDIEMSFVEQDDVLNVAEDLVARLWKEIAGYEIPRPLPHLTYAEAMSRFGSDKPDLRFGNELTEMTEYFAGTSFRVFQAPYVGAVVMPGGASQTRKELDGWQDWAKARGARGLAYVLVQEDGTLGGPVAKNLSDEEKSGLAAKAGAEPGDAIFFGAGRPHATRELLGAARLEIGRRCGLIDESAWAFCWVVDAPIFEPAEDDKGEQIGWTSVHHPFTAPKPAFADDFQDRPGEALADAYDIVCNGTEIGGGSLRIHRAEMQQRVFDVLGLSKEEAETKFGFLLEAFKFGPPPHGGIAFGWDRMIMLLAGLDSIRDVIAFPKAASGHDPLTDAPTPITAQQRAEAGVDVIPEDDRE, encoded by the coding sequence ATGATCCGCTCGCACGAGGCGGGGACGCTCCGCAGGGAGCACGCCGGACAGCAGGTCACGCTGGCCGGCTGGGTGGCCAGGCGCCGCGACCACGGCGGCGTCACCTTCATCGACCTGCGCGACGCCTCCGGCACCGCGCAGGTGGTCTTCCGCGAGGAGGACACCGCGCACGACCTGCGCGCGGAGTTCTGCGTCAAGATCACCGGCGAGGTCCGGGTACGGCCCGAGGGCAACGAGAACCCCGACCTTCCCACCGGGGACATCGAGGTCGCCGCCGAGCGCATCGAGGTGCTGTCGGACTCGGCCCCGCTGCCGTTCCCGATCGAGGGCGAGGTGAACGTCCACGAGGAGATCCGGCTCAAGTACCGCTACCTCGACATCCGCCGCGAGGCCGTGGCCAAGGCGATGCGCACCCGTTCCCAGGCGTCGTTCCTGGTGCACGAGGTGATGCGCGAGCACGGCTTCGTCAACGTCGAGACGCCGACGCTGACCCGCTCCACCCCCGAGGGCGCCCGCGACTTCCTGGTGCCGGTCCGCCTCAAGCCGGGCCACTGGTACGCCCTGCCGCAGTCACCTCAGCTGTTCAAGCAGCTGCTGATGGTGTCGGGCCTGGAGCGCTACTACCAGATCGCCCGCTGCTACCGCGACGAGGACTCCCGCGCCGACCGGCAGCCGGAGTTCACGCAGATCGACATCGAGATGTCGTTCGTCGAGCAGGACGACGTGCTCAACGTGGCCGAGGACCTGGTGGCGCGGCTCTGGAAGGAGATCGCCGGGTACGAGATCCCCCGCCCGCTCCCCCACCTGACCTACGCCGAGGCCATGTCCCGGTTCGGCTCGGACAAGCCCGACCTGCGGTTCGGCAACGAGCTGACCGAGATGACCGAGTACTTCGCCGGCACCTCGTTCCGGGTCTTCCAGGCCCCCTACGTCGGCGCGGTGGTCATGCCGGGCGGGGCGTCCCAGACCCGCAAGGAGCTGGACGGCTGGCAGGACTGGGCCAAGGCGCGCGGCGCGCGGGGCCTGGCCTACGTGCTGGTCCAGGAGGACGGCACGCTCGGCGGACCGGTGGCCAAGAACCTCTCCGACGAGGAGAAGTCGGGGCTGGCGGCCAAGGCCGGCGCCGAGCCCGGCGACGCGATCTTCTTCGGTGCCGGCAGGCCGCACGCCACCCGCGAGCTGCTGGGCGCCGCCCGGCTGGAGATCGGCCGCCGCTGCGGGCTGATCGACGAGTCGGCCTGGGCGTTCTGCTGGGTGGTGGACGCGCCGATCTTCGAGCCGGCCGAGGACGACAAGGGCGAGCAGATCGGCTGGACGTCGGTGCACCACCCGTTCACCGCGCCCAAGCCCGCGTTCGCCGACGACTTCCAGGACCGGCCCGGCGAGGCCCTGGCCGACGCCTACGACATCGTCTGCAACGGCACCGAGATCGGCGGCGGCTCGCTGCGGATCCACCGCGCCGAGATGCAGCAGCGGGTCTTCGACGTGCTGGGGCTGTCGAAGGAGGAGGCCGAGACCAAGTTCGGCTTCCTGCTGGAGGCGTTCAAGTTCGGCCCGCCCCCGCACGGCGGCATCGCCTTCGGCTGGGACCGCATGATCATGCTGCTGGCCGGGCTGGACTCGATCCGCGACGTGATCGCCTTCCCCAAGGCCGCCTCCGGCCACGACCCGCTGACCGACGCCCCGACCCCCATCACCGCGCAGCAGCGGGCGGAGGCAGGCGTCGACGTGATCCCCGAGGACGACCGGGAGTGA
- a CDS encoding DUF305 domain-containing protein codes for MTDVSPAAPRGRRITVVLAVLVLVVAGVLVVLAATGSGRPGTGGPEAGFARDMSTHHAQAVRMSFIVRDRTGDERVRLLAYDVINTQSAQIGMMTAWLDEWGLPKADPAGPMRWMNGHGGHGSGSRAGTPSGSGGTAGGTAGGTAAMPGMATREQLARLEKASGRAAEVLYLQLMITHHRAGVDMARAVLDRTDHERVRRLATTMVNGQRSEIDLMNGMLRERGASAV; via the coding sequence GTGACCGACGTGTCGCCGGCGGCACCGCGGGGACGGCGGATCACCGTCGTCCTCGCGGTGCTGGTCCTGGTCGTCGCGGGCGTCCTGGTGGTCCTGGCCGCGACGGGGTCCGGACGGCCCGGGACCGGCGGGCCGGAGGCCGGGTTCGCCCGGGACATGAGCACCCACCACGCCCAGGCGGTGCGGATGTCGTTCATCGTCCGGGACCGGACCGGCGACGAACGGGTCCGGCTCCTGGCCTACGACGTCATCAACACGCAGTCGGCCCAGATCGGGATGATGACCGCGTGGCTGGACGAATGGGGGCTGCCCAAGGCCGACCCCGCGGGACCCATGCGCTGGATGAACGGGCACGGCGGGCACGGCTCCGGTTCCCGGGCCGGCACCCCGTCCGGCAGCGGCGGGACGGCGGGCGGGACGGCGGGCGGGACGGCGGCGATGCCCGGCATGGCCACCCGGGAGCAGCTCGCGCGGCTGGAGAAGGCGTCCGGGCGTGCGGCCGAGGTGCTCTACCTCCAGCTCATGATCACTCACCACCGGGCCGGGGTGGACATGGCCCGCGCCGTGCTGGACCGCACCGATCACGAGCGGGTGAGGCGGCTGGCCACGACCATGGTCAACGGGCAGCGCTCGGAGATCGACCTCATGAACGGGATGCTCCGGGAGCGCGGCGCGAGCGCCGTCTGA